A genomic region of Nostoc sp. UHCC 0702 contains the following coding sequences:
- a CDS encoding acylphosphatase yields MQNSPSLPKLIRAHVFVSGRVQGVGYRYATVDTASQLGLTGWVRNLPDSRVEAVFEGAREVVEEMIRWCYSGPPAAVVKEVVIEYEEPEGLRGFEVRRVE; encoded by the coding sequence ATGCAGAATTCCCCATCCTTGCCAAAGCTAATCCGCGCCCATGTATTCGTTTCTGGCCGAGTCCAAGGAGTGGGCTATCGTTATGCCACTGTAGATACAGCTAGCCAGCTGGGATTAACAGGTTGGGTGCGGAACCTCCCCGATAGCCGTGTAGAAGCAGTCTTTGAAGGGGCGCGGGAGGTTGTAGAAGAGATGATTCGCTGGTGTTACTCCGGGCCACCTGCGGCTGTGGTGAAAGAGGTTGTGATTGAGTACGAAGAACCAGAAGGCTTGCGAGGATTTGAAGTCAGACGAGTTGAGTAG
- a CDS encoding HAMP domain-containing protein: MKISHKLVGSFVGVSLLTSVVGGVAIAQSQKIAETLAIAEAEHVSQVVATSIAHDAYYNQKFISLEYSDQLQDYTNLLHGLQKRDLVVVNRQKLILADAVLQNVGTYFHHDQGNEVQQTIQDGKTRTFLEKSEDYPQGIKLIVVPLKNNQNQIDGAVILEWSSLYDETIAQARSTIMVIAITSFGCVILALILGWQISSSIAKPLQSVTEVAQQVTQESNFDLQAPVISKDETGILATAFNDMIGRVKTLLTEKEQRSIQLEQALTDLHNTQLQLVQTEKMSSLGQLVAGVAHEINNPVNFISGNIYYIDSYTQDLLKLIQAYQAHYPNPPQTLQATLDKIELDFLNEDLIKLLQSMKIGTERIRQIVLSLRNFSRLDESEFKAVDLHEGIDNTLLILQHRLKARPESPAIEVVKNYSQLPLVECYPGQLNQAFMNLLANAIDALEESVRLQKTKAKPQTQPGTIWISTQVMADNWVEIAIADNGSGIPETVRSRIFDPFFTTKPIGKGTGLGLSISYKIVTEKHHGKMWCDSTLGEGSKFVISIPVHQPEAIP, from the coding sequence ATGAAAATTTCTCACAAACTGGTTGGAAGCTTTGTTGGTGTTTCTCTATTAACCAGCGTTGTTGGTGGGGTGGCGATCGCCCAAAGCCAAAAAATTGCTGAAACTCTAGCGATCGCGGAAGCTGAACATGTTTCCCAAGTGGTTGCGACTTCCATCGCCCACGATGCTTATTACAATCAAAAATTTATTTCTCTTGAATATTCAGACCAATTGCAAGACTACACCAATTTGCTGCATGGTTTGCAAAAACGCGACCTTGTGGTGGTCAATCGGCAGAAGCTAATTTTGGCAGATGCTGTTCTTCAAAATGTCGGCACTTATTTTCACCATGACCAGGGGAATGAAGTGCAGCAAACTATCCAGGATGGCAAGACCAGAACTTTTTTGGAAAAGAGTGAGGATTATCCCCAAGGAATTAAACTTATTGTCGTTCCGCTGAAAAACAATCAAAATCAGATTGATGGTGCAGTCATTCTAGAGTGGTCATCGCTGTATGACGAGACCATCGCCCAAGCTAGATCCACAATCATGGTGATCGCTATAACCAGTTTTGGTTGTGTGATTTTGGCATTAATCTTGGGCTGGCAAATTTCCAGCAGCATTGCCAAACCACTGCAATCTGTGACAGAGGTGGCGCAGCAAGTCACCCAAGAATCTAACTTTGATCTACAAGCCCCGGTGATCAGCAAGGATGAAACAGGCATTCTAGCGACTGCATTCAACGATATGATCGGACGTGTGAAAACACTGCTGACTGAAAAAGAGCAACGTTCAATACAACTTGAGCAAGCTTTAACTGATTTGCACAACACTCAACTGCAACTAGTTCAAACTGAAAAGATGTCGAGTCTGGGGCAACTGGTTGCTGGAGTTGCCCACGAAATCAACAATCCTGTAAATTTTATTTCTGGCAATATTTATTATATTGATAGCTATACTCAAGATTTGTTGAAATTGATTCAGGCGTATCAGGCGCACTACCCCAATCCACCGCAAACACTGCAAGCAACCTTGGATAAAATCGAACTTGACTTCCTCAATGAAGACCTGATAAAGCTGCTGCAATCAATGAAAATCGGCACTGAACGGATTCGGCAAATTGTTTTATCTCTGCGTAACTTCTCCCGCTTGGATGAATCGGAATTTAAAGCTGTTGACCTTCATGAGGGTATTGACAACACGCTGCTGATTTTGCAACATCGCCTCAAGGCAAGACCAGAGTCTCCTGCAATAGAAGTGGTTAAAAATTACAGTCAATTGCCTTTAGTTGAGTGTTATCCTGGACAACTCAATCAGGCATTTATGAACTTACTGGCTAATGCCATTGATGCGCTGGAGGAATCTGTTCGACTACAGAAAACAAAAGCCAAGCCACAAACACAGCCAGGTACAATTTGGATTTCAACTCAAGTGATGGCTGATAATTGGGTGGAGATTGCGATCGCAGACAATGGTTCGGGCATACCTGAAACAGTGCGATCGCGCATTTTTGATCCTTTTTTCACCACCAAACCCATCGGTAAAGGCACAGGCTTGGGCTTATCCATCAGCTACAAAATAGTCACAGAAAAACATCATGGCAAGATGTGGTGTGATTCCACATTAGGAGAGGGCAGCAAATTTGTGATTTCTATACCAGTTCATCAACCTGAAGCAATACCCTAA
- a CDS encoding DUF1823 family protein translates to MSNLPPLNTETIWAILDDKIDDVTVNQLVWYYLGYRYNSSSEKWDNSEVPQEWRDEYPQPPDFIDSRPATVKLTRSIPTENKQLLKEKLGFKGYKIGEFGPRQTRRATAANWLLSYLQQNRDKFE, encoded by the coding sequence ATGTCAAATCTGCCACCACTCAACACAGAAACTATTTGGGCAATTCTCGACGATAAAATTGATGATGTTACGGTCAACCAATTGGTGTGGTACTATTTAGGCTATCGTTATAATTCTTCATCTGAAAAATGGGACAATAGCGAAGTTCCACAAGAATGGCGAGATGAGTACCCACAGCCGCCAGATTTTATCGATAGTCGCCCTGCAACAGTCAAGTTAACCCGTTCCATTCCCACAGAAAACAAACAACTACTAAAAGAAAAACTGGGCTTCAAAGGTTACAAAATCGGTGAATTTGGCCCTAGACAGACTCGCAGGGCGACGGCAGCAAACTGGCTATTAAGCTATTTGCAACAAAATCGCGATAAATTCGAGTAA
- a CDS encoding alpha amylase C-terminal domain-containing protein, with protein sequence MAKPIEFNLFAPYNKGAALIGSFSDWQEIPMEKGEDGYFRTTVELEDGEYEYKFRVQSNSWFLEPEQWVDVTDPYATNINELSGQDNGIVRIKDGERIVDTYVWQHDDKPLPADQELVIYELHVGDFSGGEDDPYARGKYKHVIEKLDYLCDLGINAIELMPIKEYPGDYSWGYNPRYFFATESSYGTTAGLKQLIDECHARGIRIIIDGIYNHSEASSPLTQIDHDYWYHHAPRDPDNSWGPEFNYEHYDENLDTYPARKFIGDTIRFWIQEYHIDGIRYDAARQIANYDFMHWIVQEAKNTAGAKPFYNVAEHIPETTSITNVDGPMDGCWHDSFYHCIVEHICGDTFDLERLKDVIDCKRQGFLGATNVVNYLTNHDHDRVMVELGKREIFDEEAFRRAKLGAAILMTAVGVPLVWMGEEFGEYKPKQQESAKIDWTLLGNDLNRSLFGYYSGLIILRKNNHALYTENIDFIHENPEAKVLAYSRWNDQGSRVVVVTNFSENFLGGYHVPNFPSGGTWHEWTGDYDVEAGDDGIITDIGPYEAKVFVCQ encoded by the coding sequence ATGGCAAAACCAATTGAATTTAACTTATTTGCACCTTATAACAAAGGAGCCGCGCTAATAGGTTCTTTTTCTGATTGGCAAGAAATTCCAATGGAGAAAGGTGAGGATGGTTATTTTCGTACAACTGTTGAATTAGAAGATGGCGAATATGAATATAAATTTCGTGTTCAGTCAAACTCCTGGTTTTTAGAACCAGAACAGTGGGTTGATGTTACAGACCCCTATGCAACTAATATTAATGAGTTAAGTGGGCAAGATAACGGTATTGTCCGGATAAAAGATGGAGAAAGAATTGTCGATACCTACGTTTGGCAACACGATGATAAACCATTACCTGCTGACCAAGAATTAGTAATTTATGAATTGCATGTGGGCGACTTTTCTGGTGGTGAGGATGACCCCTATGCTAGAGGCAAGTATAAACATGTCATTGAAAAGTTAGATTATTTGTGTGATTTGGGAATCAACGCCATTGAGTTGATGCCAATCAAAGAATATCCTGGTGATTATAGCTGGGGTTACAACCCCCGTTATTTTTTTGCAACTGAATCTAGTTATGGTACCACCGCTGGGTTAAAGCAGCTAATTGACGAGTGCCATGCAAGAGGTATCCGCATCATTATCGATGGTATTTATAACCACTCAGAAGCATCCAGCCCGTTAACTCAAATTGACCATGATTATTGGTATCACCACGCTCCCCGCGACCCCGATAATAGCTGGGGGCCTGAGTTTAATTACGAACATTATGACGAAAATTTAGATACTTATCCAGCGCGGAAATTTATTGGCGATACCATACGTTTCTGGATTCAGGAATATCATATTGATGGTATTCGCTATGATGCGGCGCGGCAAATAGCTAATTACGATTTCATGCATTGGATTGTTCAAGAAGCTAAAAACACAGCTGGTGCTAAGCCTTTTTATAATGTTGCCGAACACATTCCTGAAACTACCAGCATCACCAATGTAGACGGCCCAATGGATGGTTGCTGGCACGATAGTTTCTATCACTGTATTGTAGAACATATCTGCGGTGATACCTTTGATTTAGAGCGTCTCAAAGATGTGATTGACTGCAAACGTCAAGGTTTTTTGGGTGCTACTAATGTAGTAAATTACCTCACTAACCACGACCACGATCGCGTCATGGTAGAGTTGGGCAAACGTGAGATTTTTGACGAAGAAGCCTTTAGACGGGCTAAATTGGGCGCAGCTATTCTAATGACAGCTGTGGGTGTACCGTTGGTTTGGATGGGCGAAGAATTTGGGGAGTACAAACCCAAACAACAGGAATCAGCCAAAATCGATTGGACACTACTAGGTAATGACCTAAATCGTAGCTTGTTTGGATACTATTCAGGTTTGATTATTTTGCGGAAAAATAATCATGCCCTCTACACAGAAAATATTGATTTTATCCACGAAAATCCAGAAGCTAAGGTGCTAGCTTACAGCCGTTGGAATGATCAAGGTTCTCGTGTTGTCGTAGTAACAAATTTTTCAGAAAACTTCCTAGGTGGCTACCATGTTCCTAACTTCCCCTCTGGTGGAACATGGCACGAATGGACAGGTGATTATGATGTCGAAGCTGGTGACGATGGCATTATAACTGATATCGGGCCATACGAAGCCAAAGTGTTTGTATGCCAGTAA